The Tubulanus polymorphus chromosome 1, tnTubPoly1.2, whole genome shotgun sequence genome contains a region encoding:
- the LOC141910635 gene encoding uncharacterized protein LOC141910635 isoform X2, translated as MMDRKAKFSLRRSTSAGQLNGLEKKITSNGDVKMTNEINQNSIAMSCEGSFGYEQPEGEAAPGTVYIRVSLPDHKTQRCIQFKLDETVWVAKQTILATLAKDLKDGLNYGLYCPPMNGKAGKFLDEERILSEYPLQEPIGFLEFKYKRKVYRVMHVNPRKLKQLHTKANLKQFMDCVRHAQIDKIVKFCNKGLDPNIHESSSGEIPLTLATSLTNPKDVIVALVNGGAHLDFRTKEGMTAMHKAAIRGNLKALKALLELGSSPNYKDKRNLTPTYYAVNNDTPALALELLLHDHGTVDSQDEQGWSEVHQACRFGRVQHLELLLFYGANMNMHNASGNTPLHVCAAHNQESCARVLLFRGANKDYINFSNQTACQVAGVVGNFELADIIRKHQPDDIVPFKETPRYNEKRRMQHNSIALMRSRSESRLDVRMLADSPDSPALSNYSLPQHYRSLTNLSDDNSSMASFQMSEHRRASICGAMSLSGMNSDTNSIYAYPRKRLYAALPGRTFVCVKDYKPTEDGELTLVKGDLVEVLSVGERGFWEGKTGNREGWFPSERVEEVKLRGIKSENLNTDAVITRRNTVATLMTEGYGDFTRTVVLQKGKQGYGFVLRGAKGSKSGQMNISNFQPTSDLPALQYLDRVDKNGNADKAGLKQGDFILEINGENVVSASHTRVVSLIKESGDVLAMKVLSKNKEKKSEKIYGSTKSMFGTSKKTREELDRAIAEHDDSSLYASYGLQDPSGKIASIKTRQNRNSTCDVTELFLRNQPPEDVDLNKSAANLEKPVISMPHTYASPAELKAQYKLKQELLQRASSSPNLLNDNDSGVECSPGSSSASAAELVASQSVVLEAIGSIKASNDSVFIQSNGPIYAEAQIHATERRRNSITLQLTNDFNRRNPSPPVPTYSAPNDEEISIPPPPSHPPPPPPTRKPQMEFVEINTSNTSDAIYMNVGELRLKHEPNPYESSFRPGTNAKFNTAPAFKQHQSHTKVSEVHYADPQDLKRDSQIQNMDNSSSQYASPAEANRFGSVKLQGEKLSHYSSSELQGVADKPSVTFADARVYDTASEFMEKHPQATLLITDSSSEAVAPKNVQNVIVLDDNSESTTDQTLPYYLPEPDYDATENSDQELRSNIKDRNYVIPVESVTTECSSTDSLKKTDVPYYYCLKKRRNSNDDRKSKEEENTMSKHSMNHKDQIINSVHSHPLFKSKDGTQHPDYYDKIVQEKIQAVSNLQQVNSVHAEVKQTSNNGSIVTDKVHSFEFETAQRTSDSSSDSSPVNNPNKVVMSSTSSFAEQLKIAAEARERRAQEHERNILSQAEKRKQSVTNDVTNPPPVSIKPPGSPAKDVEESHKISINSKPDHGNELAAAILKRHRKMSADFTDGNTIEAKILNNRQSKKQDHSEDLRHAVEQRRESLSHKPEVAVANHIEEKLAKSAGATVFSSVTIASTHAPEKQTTKVEIIPVVSSPESETSKSKISIVKKTNEEGIDKKKVDINESFTARAERLRQEYLIRKGLKLQNQTSSDSDSSTEDPALPKTKPKRFVLQKNSNGKMSYISNDSDTDAKKLPASPDAQVIHDKSQKLCPAIVQNTEQQPGILSQKSSESAGVRTLISAFQAIENGGSEENMVLPPPLAYEDLGVNIVPPPPDFAHSGEDISAFCVPPPPLDFANSDDLSITDDMESVLSTPSFSSGDSVDGHLQTCQSIKTENIYSNEPTEVNVNSGSSCVTNNKKLSPYNGSEIYEEIYAPPPPDFKDCEMQHLYEELHTNHGAFIPPPQEFDVKHSVNRFSCDSGKVQNKSEQNLSARENVINVVNVNRKLSPEIPSTKLSKSDPTPSYTKPFRVRPIRAWTTADVCDWLDSLFLSEYNHLFTSNSIDGNHLAEMTRNDFMDIGVTRVGHRMNMERSIKKALLRQDQDFVV; from the exons ATGATGGATCGAAAAGCGAAATTCAGCCTGAGAAGATCCACGTCGGCCGGTCAGCTGAATggtttagaaaagaaaatcacTTCAAACGGCGATGTAAAGATGAcgaatgaaattaatcaaaatagtATCGCGATGAGTTGCGAGGGATCGTTCGGATATGAACAACCCGAAGGAGAAGCGGCCCCGGGTACGGTATATATTCGTGTATCTTTACCCGATCATAAAACACAA agaTGCATCCAGTTTAAACTCGACGAAACAGTGTGGGTTGCAAAACAAACTATTCTCGCGACACTCGCAAAA GACCTGAAAGATGGGTTAAACTATGGCCTATATTGCCCTCCGATGAATGGAAAGGCAGGAAAGTTTTTAGATGAAGAAAGAATACTCAGCGAATATCCTTTGCAAGAGCCAATTGGTTTTTTGGAG ttcaaatataaacgaaaggtGTACCGAGTAATGCATGTGAATCcaagaaaattaaaacaacTGCATACAAAG GCGAATTTGAAGCAATTCATGGACTGCGTACGTCATGCTCAAATTGACAAAATAGTGAAATTTTGTAATAAAGGATTGGACCCAAACATTCATGAGAGTTCGAGTGGAG AGATTCCCTTAACCCTCGCTACCAGCCTTACGAATCCTAAAGACGTAATTGTTGCACTAGTCAATGGCGGGGCTCATCTCGATTTCCGCACGAAAGAAGGCATGACAGCCATGCATAAAGCAGCTATTCGAGGAAATCTAAAAGCATTGAAG GCATTATTGGAGTTGGGTAGTTCTCCGAATTATAAGGATAAACGCAATTTAACTCCGACGTATTATGCGGTGAACAATGATACACCTGCGCTGGCGCTTGAATTACTGTTACATGATCACGGCACGGTGGATAGTCAAGATGAACAAGGATGGTCGGAAGTACATCAG GCTTGTCGATTTGGTCGAGTGCAGCATTTGGAGTTACTGTTGTTCTATGGTGCGAATATGAACATGCATAATGCTAGTGGTAATACACCTCTTCATGTTTGTGCTGCCCATAACCAG GAGTCTTGTGCCCGGGTGCTTCTTTTTCGTGGTGCTAATAAAGACTATATCAACTTCAGTAATCAAACAGCCTGTCAGGTGGCGGGCGTAGTCGGCAATTTTGAATTGGCCGATATAATTCGAAAACATCAACCCGATGACATTG TGCCTTTCAAGGAAACGCCTCGATACAATGAAAAACGACGCATGCAACACAATTCAATAGCCTTAATGCGTAGTCGTAGCGAGTCAAGACTTGATGTTCGCATGCTCGCTGATAGTCCTGACAGTCCTGCCTTATCAAACTATAGCCTTCCACAACATTATCGCTCCCTCACTAATTTATCGGATGATAATTCGTCGATGGCATCGTTCCAGATGTCGGAACATCGTCGAGCCAGTATCTGTGGTGCTATGTCGTTATCAG GTATGAATTCTGATACGAATAGTATATATGCTTATCCAAGAAAGCGCCTGTATGCAGCTTTACCTGGGCGGACGTTCGTTTGTGTGAAAGATTACAAACCTACTGAAGATGGTGAACTTACACTCGTGAAAGGGGACCTTGTTGAAG tGTTAAGCGTCGGTGAACGAGGATTTTGGGAAGGTAAAACAGGCAATCGAGAAGGATGGTTCCCTAGTGAACGTGTAGAAGAGGTGAAGTTGAGAGGAATTAAATCGGAAAATTTAAACACTGATGCCGTTATCACTAGAAGGAATACTGTGGCTACTCTCATGACTGAGGG ATATGGTGATTTCACAAGAACCGTTGTATTACAGAAAGGAAAGCAAGGATATGGATTTGTTTTACGTGGTGCTAAAG GTAGTAAATCAGGACAGATGAATATAAGCAACTTTCAGCCGACATCTGATCTTCCTGCTCTTCAATACCTCGATCGCGTGGATAAAAACGGAAATGCTGACAAAGCCGGTTTAAAGCAGGGCGATTTTATTTTGGAG attaatggCGAGAATGTGGTCAGTGCTTCCCATACACGTGTTGTTAGTTTGATTAAAGAATCTGGTGATGTTTTGGCGATGAAAGTTTTGTCGAAAAACAAAGAGAAGAAATCGGAGAAAATCTACGGTTCTACGAAAAGCATGTTTGGCACTTCGAAGAAAACTAGAG AGGAACTTGATCGTGCTATTGCAGAACATGACGACTCATCACTCTACGCATCGTACGGACTTCAGGATCCAAGTGGAAAAATTGCCTCTATTAAAACTCGTCAAAACCGGAACTCAACTTGCGATGTGACAGAACTATTTTTGCGTAACCAGCCACCCGAGGATGTTGATCTGAATAAGAGCGCAGCAAATCTCGAAAAGCCAGTAATCTCAATGCCACATACATATGCTAGTCCGGCTGAATTGAAAGCTCAATATAAACTCAAACAGGAGTTACTGCAGCGAGCCAGTAGCTCCCCGAATTTACTTAATGATAATGACTCAGGTGTGGAATGTAGCCCCGGTAGTAGTTCAGCCAGTGCTGCTGAACTCGTCGCTAGTCAAAGTGTTGTCCTGGAAGCTATTGGCAGCATCAAGGCTTCTAATGATAGTGTCTTTATTCAAAGCAATGGGCCCATATACGCTGAGGCCCAAATACACGCGACGGAGCGTCGTAGGAACTCTATAACCTTACAATTAACGAATGATTTTAATAGGCGTAATCCATCACCTCCAGTTCCTACCTACTCTGCACCGAACGATGAAGAAATCTCAATTCCTCCACCCCCTTCTCACCCTCCTCCTCCACCACCAACTCGTAAACCTCAAATGGAATTTGTCGAAATCAATACATCTAACACGTCTGATGCAATCTACATGAATGTCGGTGAATTGCGTCTGAAGCATGAACCGAATCCTTATGAGTCTAGTTTTAGGCCTGGCACTAATGCTAAGTTTAACACAGCCCCGGCATTCAAACAGCACCAGTCACATACTAAAGTGAGTGAAGTCCATTATGCAGATCCGCAGGACCTAAAGAGGGAcagtcaaattcaaaatatggaTAATTCTTCATCGCAATATGCGTCGCCGGCTGAAGCTAATCGATTTGGAAGCGTAAAACTTCAAGGTGAAAAGCTTTCTCATTATTCTTCCTCAGAACTGCAAGGCGTGGCTGATAAACCATCCGTAACATTTGCTGATGCACGTGTTTACGATACAGCATCAGaatttatggaaaaacatcCACAGGCAACTttgttgataactgattcaagCTCTGAAGCTGTAGCTCCTAAAAATGTGCAGAATGTGATTGTTCTTGATGACAACAGTGAATCAACCACTGACCAAACTTTACCTTATTATCTCCCTGAGCCTGACTATGATGCAACCGAAAATTCTGATCAAGAACTAAGAAGCAATATAAAAGATAGAAATTATGTTATCCCTGTAGAGAGTGTCACAACAGAATGTAGTTCAACGGACTCATTGAAAAAAACTGATGTCCCATATTACTATTGTTTGAAAAAACGCCGTAATAGCAATGATGACCGGAAAAGTAAAGAAGAGGAAAATACAATGTCAAAGCATTCGATGAATCATAAAGACCAAATTATAAACTCGGTTCATTCTCATCCGCTGTTCAAATCAAAAGATGGAACGCAACATCCAGATTATTATGATAAAATTGTTCAAGAAAAGATTCAGGCAGTGTCTAATCTTCAGCAGGTTAATTCTGTTCATGCAGAAGTTAAGCAAACCAGCAATAATGGATCAATAGTCACTGACAAAGTTCATAGTTTTGAGTTTGAAACTGCTCAGAGAACATCTGACTCATCTTCAGATTCAAGTCCTGTTAACAATCCGAATAAAGTGGTAATGTCTTCAACCAGCAGTTTTGCTGAGCAACTCAAAATAGCAGCTGAAGCACGGGAACGAAGAGCACAGGAACATGAACGGAATATTCTAAGTCAAGCGGAAAAACGAAAGCAATCAGTTACAAATGATGTGACAAATCCCCCTCCAGTCTCCATTAAGCCACCTGGTTCTCCAGCGAAAGATGTCGAAGAAAGtcataaaatatcaatcaattcaaAGCCAGATCATGGAAATGAGTTAGCTGCGGCAATCTTAAAGCGGCATCGCAAAATGTCAGCAGATTTTACTGATGGAAATACAATTGAAGCAAAAATTCTGAATAATCGACAGTCGAAGAAACAAGATCATTCAGAAGATCTAAGACATGCTGTTGAACAGAGGCGTGAATCACTTTCACATAAACCTGAAGTAGCAGTTGCTAATCATATTGAAGAGAAATTAGCAAAAAGTGCAGGAGCGACAGTATTCAGCTCTGTCACCATAGCATCTACTCACGCACCTGAAAAACAGACAACAAAAGTCGAAATCATTCCAGTCGTATCATCACCTGAAAGCGAAACTTCCAAATCTAAAATTAGCATTgttaaaaaaaccaatgaggaGGGTATTGATAAGAAAAAAGTGGATATTAACGAGTCATTTACAGCACGTGCTGAGCGTTTACGCCAGGAATATCTCATTCGTAAAGGTTTGAAATTACAGAACCAAACAAGCTCAGATAGTGATAGCAGTACAGAAGATCCTGCGCTGCCAAAAACTAAGCCAAAGCGATTTGTCTTACAAAAGAACAGTAATGGAAAAATGAGCTACATAAGTAATGATAGTGATACTGATGCCAAAAAACTACCTGCATCTCCTGATGCACAAGTTATTCATGACAAATCACAGAAGTTGTGTCCTGCAATTGTTCAAAACACTGAACAACAGCCTGGAATATTGTCACAAAAATCTTCTGAGTCTGCTGGCGTGAGGACGCTTATATCGGCATTTCAGGCAATTGAAAATGGTGGTTCCGAAGAAAATATGGTATTGCCTCCTCCATTGGCTTATGAAGATCTAGGGGTTAATATCGTTCCACCACCACCAGATTTCGCACATTCTGGAGAAGATATCAGTGCTTTCTGTGTCCCTCCTCCACCATTAGACTTTGCGAACAGTGATGACTTGAGTATCACTGATGATATGGAAAGCGTTTTATCAACACCATCTTTCTCTAGTGGTGACAGTGTTGACGGACATCTACAAACATGTCAGTCGATAAAAACTGagaatatttattcaaatgaaccAACGGAAGTGAATGTAAATAGCGGTTCTTCCTGTGTTACGAACAATAAGAAACTGTCGCCATATAACGGTAGTGAAATATACGAGGAAATCTATGCACCTCCGCCTCCTGATTTCAAAGATTGCGAAATGCAACATCTATACGAGGAACTCCACACTAATCACGGGGCTTTTATTCCACCGCCTCAAGAATTTGATGTTAAACACAGTGTTAACAGGTTTAGTTGTGATAGCGGAAAAGTGCAAAATAAATCTGAACAAAATTTGTCTGCTCGCGAAAATGTGATAAATGTTGTTAATGTAAATAGAAAACTTTCCCCTGAAATTCCATCCACGAAGCTGTCAAAATCTGACCCAACTCCATCCTATACAAAACCTTTCAGAGTTCGTCCAATTCGAGCGTGGACCACTGCAGACGTCTGCGATTGGCTGgatagtttatttttatctGAATACAATCATTTATTTACGTCTAATTCAATAGATGGTAATCATTTAGCAGAAATGACTCGTAATGATTTTATGGATATCGGTGTCACACGTGTTGGTCATAGAATGAATATGGAAAGATCCATCAAAAAAGCGCTTTTACGTCAGGACCAAGATTTTGTAGTGTAA